Proteins found in one Mytilus edulis chromosome 2, xbMytEdul2.2, whole genome shotgun sequence genomic segment:
- the LOC139513175 gene encoding bifunctional coenzyme A synthase-like, producing MYKTGLLILTRPLPVLKSAVQSVLEEAATVVSNTLYVHIQPSSSSDTFKIGNVPCSKDFRCLMTQLYSSSASLCNNLDVRILLNNVSNLPLERNLKFDLKRPCDIVLIDNQLIADEFQNKSKSLASLMKDGLKGPAEVHTLSMPADSQSSMIEDDKVESFDNVVLGGTFDRLHAGHKIMLSEACFLAERQITVGVTDENMNRKKTLCELITPTEKRIEGVLDFLQDIKPCIEHKVVAINDMFGPTISDPDLQFIVVSEETKRGGEIVNEERQKKGFTVLKQHVIELVVDSCHNQYEEEKISSSSSRKRLLGTVINPIVPNRNIPSSPYVIGLTGGIASGKSALCGRLEKLGAGIVDCDKLGHEVYLNGTPCYNILVEQFGDEIVGKNGEIQRRALGSIVFSNPEKLQLLNRIVWPEIGKFAEDKIKKHAENGKEIVVLEAALLLDAGWNNLVHEVWTSVVPPEEAVKRMMDRNNMTEEEANKRLKSQLSNKERVQRSNVVLCTLWEYEYTQTQVEKAWSLLQKRLTERNSEHSKY from the exons atgtataaaacAGGACTTTTAATTCTGACAAGACCACTTCCTGTTTTAAAATCAGCTGTTCAATCAGTTTTGGAGGAAGCTGCAACAGTAGTATCCAATACACTCTATGTTCATATTCAACCATCATCCAGTTCAGATACATTCAAAATCGGGAATGTGCCTTGTTCTAAAGACTTCCGATGTCTAATGACACAGTTGTACTCTTCTAGTGCTTCGCTATGCAATAATTTAGATGTCAGAATATTATTAAACAATGTATCAAATTTACCGTTGGAAAggaatttaaaatttgatttaaaaagacCTTGTGATATTGTACTGATAGACAATCAATTGATTGCTgatgaatttcaaaataaatctaaatCTTTAGCAAGCTTAATGAAAGATGGATTAAAAGGACCAGCAGAAGTACACACATTAAGCATGCCTGCTGACAGTCAAAGCAGTATGATTGAGGATGATAAAGTGGAATCCTTTGATAATGTTGTTCTTGGTGGAACCTTTGACCGTTTACATGCAGGTCACAAAATAATGCTGAGTGAAGCATGTTTCCTGGCAGAACGACAGATAACAGTTGGAGTTACAGATGAAAATATGAATCGAA AAAAGACATTATGTGAACTGATAACTCCAACAGAGAAGAGAATTGAAGGTGTTTTAGACTTTCTACAGGATATCAAGCCATGCATTGAACATAAAGTTGTGGCAATAAATGATATGTTTGGTCCGACAATCTCTGATCCAGATCTCCAGTTTATTGTAGTCAGTGAAGAGACAAAGAGAGGAGGAGAAATAGTCAATGAAGAAAGACAGAAGAAG gGATTTACTGTTCTGAAGCAACATGTGATAGAACTGGTTGTAGATTCATGTCATAATCAATACGAAGAGGAAAAAATAAGTTCATCATCATCGAGAAAGAGGCTTCTTGGAACTGTTATCAATCCTATTGTG cCAAACAGAAACATACCTAGCTCTCCTTATGTAATAGGATTGACAGGAGGCATAGCTAGTGGGAAGTCAGCACTGTGTGGAAGGTTAGAGAAACTAGGTGCTGGTATAGTGGACTGTGACAAATTAG GCCATGAAGTGTATTTAAATGGAACACCCTGTTACAATATTTTGGTAGAACAGTTTGGCGATGAAATTGTTGGTAAAAATGGAGAAATACAAAGAAGAGCCTTAGGATCTATTGTATTTAGCAATCCA GAAAAGCTGCAATTACTCAACAGAATTGTTTGGCCAGAGATAGGAAAATTTGCAGAAGACAAGATCAAGAAACATGCTGAAA ATGGTAAAGAAATTGTGGTTTTGGAAGCCGCCTTACTATTAGATGCAGGCTGGAACAATCTTGTACATGAAGTGTGGACATCTGTTGTTCCCCCAGAGGAG GCAGTTAAGAGAATGATGGACAGAAATAATATGACAGAAGAGGAAGCAAACAAAAGGTTAAAGTCACAACTATCCAATAAAGAGAGAGTTCAAAGATCAAATGTTGTATTGTGTACTCTGTGGGAGTATGAGTACACTCAAACACAG GTTGAGAAGGCATGGTCCTTGTTACAGAAGAGGTTAACAGAGAGGAACTCAGAACATTCCaaatattga
- the LOC139511048 gene encoding uncharacterized protein yields the protein MPEVTSIGTDTYLFADDTKAFRGIFQQSDCEHLQEDIHALHEWSEKWLLCFHPDKCKVMRIGRSKVEQKAYTLKEGITPMEYVEAEKDIGVTIDTKLSFEQHMHEKINKANSIMGILRRTMEYMDMNTFKLLYTALVRPHLEYANQVWCPHLKKQIEAIENVQRRATKQIPGLSTLTYEERLRKLKLPTLAYRRSRGDMIEMYKILSGKYDDDVSDFISPCTDSNTRGHHLKLYKTRSRLDVRKYTFTQRAVEIWNSLPEKVVSAPTIPCFEARLDRYWENQTQKYNYSEKIHTTGQDLSKKSLDKELTEEDSSGILQSEEDL from the coding sequence atgcCTGAAGTCACCAGTATTGGCACAGACACATAcctttttgcagatgacaccaaagcatttagaggtaTATTTCAACAGTCTGATTGTGAACACCTGCAAGAAGACATTCATGCACTTCATGAATGGTCAGAAAAATGGCTCCTATGCTTCCATCCAGACAAATGTAAGGTGATGAGAATTGGACGATCTAAAGTAGAACAGAAAGCTTACACATTGAAGGAAGGAATAACACCGATGGAATATGTAGAAGCTGAGAAAGATATAGGAGTTACCATTGACACCAAATTATCATTTGAACAACATATGCATGAAAAGATAAACAAAGCAAATTCAATCATGGGAATACTAAGAAGAACAATGGAATACATGGATATGAATACATTTAAATTATTATACACAGCTTTAGTACGACCACATCTTGAATATGCCAACCAGGTATGGTGTCCACATTTGAAGAAACAAATTGAAGCCATTGAAAATGTCCAAAGAAGAGCAACTAAACAAATACCTGGACTATCAACATTAACATATGAAGAACGACTTAGAAAACTAAAACTTCCAACATTAGCCTACAGAAGATCTCGAGGTGACATGATAGAAATGTACAAAATACTATCAGGAAAATATGATGATGATGTATCAGACTTTATATCACCGTGTACTGACTCCAACACTCGAGGACACCATCTCAAATTGTATAAAACAAGATCTAGACTAGATGTAAGAAAATATACATTTACACAAAGAGCAGTAGAAATTTGGAACAGTCTACCAGAAAAAGTAGTATCAGCACCAACAATACCATGTTTTGAAGCCAGATTAGACCGTTACTGGGAAAAtcaaacacaaaaatataattatagtGAAAAAATACACACGACCGGACAAGACCTAAGTAAAAAAAGTTTAGACAAGGAGCTGACAGAAGAGGATTCCTCAGGAATCCTACAGTCAGAAGAGGATCTGTGA